The Xanthomonas indica sequence CGTGGTCGAGGACGTGGCCAGCCAGCGCAAGCAGCCGGCGTTCGACCAGCAGCGGCTGGCGCGGGCGCTGAGCGCGGCGACCGGCACCACCTACCCGGCGCTGCGCCTGCCGTTCGTGCGCTTCGCCTACGTCCCCGAGGGCGGCAAGGCACAGGCGGCGATCGCCTTCGATCTCGACGAACTGCCGTGGCGCTGCACCCTCACCACCTACGTCTGCGCGCGCGCCGACAGCGGCCCGCAGCCGCGACCGCGCGGCTTCGGCGTGGTCCGCGATCTCAGCGTGCCGGCCGACGCCACCCCGCGGCGCTCGCCGGACGGGCGCTGGGACGCCTATGTCGACGGCAACGCGGTGCTGCTGCGCGCGGTGGCCGACGGGCATACGCTGCGCCTGGCCGACGACGGCCGCAGCGACGATTTCTACGATCCGGAAACCATCGCCTGGTCGCCGGATTCGCAGCGGCTGGCGCTGTACCGGGTGAAGCCCGGCTTTCCCCGCCGCGTCACCCGGGTGGAAGCGGCGCCGCCCGGCGGCGGCCAGCCGATCGTGCGCACCCAGCTGTATCCCAAGCCCGGTGATGCGGTGGACATCGAGCGGCCGGTGTTGTTCGACCTCGGCGCGCTGGCGCGCGGCGGCGCGCCCAAGCGCCTGCCCATCGACGACGCCTTGTTCGCCAATCCGTACCAGCTCTCGCCGATCCAATGGCGCCGCGACAGCGCCAGCTTCGTGTTCGATTACGTGCAGCGCGGTTTCCAGCGCATGCGCGCGATCGCGGTGGACGCGGCCACGGGCCAGGCGCACGTGGCGGTGGGCGAGGACGCGAAGACCTTCGTCTATGCCGACCGCAGTTACCACCACGATGTCGATGGCCTGGGCCAGGAGATCCTGTGGATCTCCGAGCGCGACGGCTGGCGCCACCTGTACCTGTTCGACGGTGCCAGCGGCCGGATCAAGACGCAGATCACCAAGGGCGAGTGGATCGTGCGCGATGTGCTGCGCGTGGACGACACGCAGCGGCGCATCTGGTTCACCGCCAGCGGCATGGATGCGGGCAAGGATCCCTATTACCGACACTTGTTCGCGGTGGATTTCGACGGCAGTCACCTGACCCGGCTGACCCAGGCCGATGCCGACCACGACGTGGCCATCGCCGACGACGGCCGCCACTACGTGGACGTGTACTCGCGTCCGGACATGGCGCCGGTGATGGAACTGCATGCCATCGACGGGCGCCTGCTGCAGGTGGTGGAGCGCGGCGACATCCGCAAGCTGCAGGCCGCCGGCTGGCGCGCGCCGCAGACCTTCGTCGCCAAGGGCCGCGACGGCAAGACCGACATCTGGGGCATGGTGGTGCGGCCGCGCGACTACGACCCGCACAAGAAGTACCCGGTGATCGAGAACATCTACGCCGGCCCGCACGATTCCTTCGTGCCCAAGACCTTCTGGCCATTCGGCTACCACTCCGGTGGCGACAAGCAGATCGGCATGCAGGCCCAGGCCGACCTGGGCTTCATCGTGGTGATGATCGACGGCATGGGCACCGCCAACCGCTCCAAGGCGTTCCACGATGTGGCCTGGAAGAACCTCGGCGATTCCGGCTTCCCCGACCGCATCGCCTGGCACAAGGCACTGGCTGCGCAGGATCCGTCCTACGACATCGGCCGTGTCGGCATCTACGGCGCGTCGGCCGGCGGGCAGAGCACGCTGGGCGCGCTCGAGCGGCATCCGGATTTCTACAAGGTGGGCGTGGCCTACGCGGGCTGCTACGACAACCGCATGGACAAGATCAGCTGGAACGAGCAGTGGATGGGCTGGCCGGTGGACGCCAGCTATGCGCGCGCCTCCGGCGTGGACAATGCGGCCAAGCTGCGTGGCGACCTGCTGCTGATCGTCGGCGAGCAGGACAGCAACGTCGACCCGGCCTCGACCGCACAGGTGGTGGACGCGCTGATCAAGGCCGGCAAGGACTTCGACCTGCTCGTCGTGCCCGGCGGCGAACACACCGTCGGCCGCTCCACCGGTCCCATCGACTACGTGCAGCGTCGCCAGTACGACTTCTTCGTGCGGCATCTGTTGGGGGAGCCGACGCCGGCGTGGAACAGGCTGTAGGGGGGGGCGGGATTTGGGATTGGGGATTGGGGATTCGCAAAGGCGTGGTGGTTCCTGTTCCCGCGGGACTCGGCTTTTCCCTTCTCCCCTCGGGAGAAGGTGCCCCGCAGGGGCGGATGAGGGTGCGGGGGGATGCACCAGGTTCTGGGGCATCGCGCGGCCTCCGTCCCCTCACCCCAACCCCTCTCCCGAGGGGAGAGGGGCTTTGGCTTTTCCCTTTTCCCCTCGCGAGAAGGTGCCCCGCAGGGGCGGATGAGGGTCCGGGAGATGCACCAGGTTCTGGGGCATCGCGCGGCCTCCGTACCCTCACCCCAACCCCTCTCCCGAGGGGAGAGGGGCTTTGGCTTTTCCCTTTTCCCCTCGCGAGAAGGTGCCCCGCAGGGGCGGATGAGGGTCCGGGAGATGCACCAGGTTCTGGGGCATCCCGCGGCTCCGAACCCTCACCCCAACCCCTCTCCCGAGGGGAGAGGGGCTTTGGTTTTTCCCTTCTCCCCTCGGGAGAAAGTGCCCCGCAGGGGCGGATGAGGGTCCGGGAGATGCACCAGGTTCTGGGGCATCGCGCGGGCTCCGAACCCTCACCCCAACCCCTCTCCCGAGGGGAGAGGGGCTTCAGATCATCGCGCCGACGCGCCCGCTCTTGCCAATCCCCAATCCCGACTCCCCAATCCCACCCCTCAAGCCCCCGCCAACTCCGCCGATAACCCGGCAAGTCTCCCTGCGCCCCGACCCGCCATGACCGCCATCGCTCCCAGTTCTTCGATCGCGCTATCCGGCATGCGCGCCGCGACGTCCGGGTTGCAGGTGCGCGCCAACAACATCGCCAATCTCGCTACCGAGGGCTTCCAGCGTTCGGTACCGGTGAATCAGGCCACCGCCGGTGGCGGCGTGGTCGGGCAGGTGCAGCAGGCCGACGGGCAGGGCAGCGATCTGGTCGACGACATGGTCGGCACGCTGACCGAGCGCACCGCGTTCCAGGCCAATGCGCGCGTGCTGCGTGCGGCCGACGACAGTATCGGCAGCCTGCTCGACGTGCTCGCCTAAGCCGTCACCGACGCGCTGCGCTCCCGCAACACAGCACCGCCGCGACCACGCGGCTATGCGGTTTTCCGCATCCATCCTCGGCACAGCGCACAAGACGCTGCGGCGCGCGCAGCGCACGATGCGACGATCGCATTGCATCGGGGACGGTAGATGGATCGGAGAGATTTCCTGCGGCAGGGCTTGGCGGTCGGCGCGATTGCCGGCGTGGAAGCGCTGGCCGGGCGTGCCGCTGCGGCACCGACAGCAGCCAGCGCCGCGCGGGCGCCGGCAGCGCCGCACCTGCGGCCGCTTGCGGCCGACGCGCTCGCCGGGCATACGCTGCAATGCCGTTTCGTCGAGGCCGGTGCGACCTGGGAGGTCTACGAAGACCTGCGCCAGCCCGACGGCGATCTGACCCTGCGCGGGCCGGGCGGGGTGCTGGTGCTGGGCAAGCGCACCGAAGCGGTGTTCCCGGCGGCGCAGGCGCCGTACTTCGGCATGGCCCTGGCCGAAGTGGCGATGGCCGATGCCGATCTGCTCGCCGATCGCTTGCTGCGCGATGGCGACCCGCGCGCCGATGAGGTGCGCGACGTGGCGCCGCCGCCGGCCTCGCAACTGGATCCCAAGGACTACAACGGGCGCCTGCCGTGGACCACCTTCGTCGGCACCCGCGAATGCGCCGACACCATGCCGGTGTACCCGGACGGGCGTACCCGCTGCTACCGCGCCATCCAGACGTTCCCGGAACTGGGCAAGGACGAACTGGTGCGGCGTCGCAGCGAAGGCCTGCTCGGTGGCTGGATGCCGGCGGTGCGCAAGGTGGTGCCGGCCGGCGACGGCCGCTACTACGACATCCTGCTGTTCGCCGACGTGCTGGCCGAGGACCGCTTCGTGGTGCAGACCTGGCACCGCAGCGCGCTGGTCGAGCATGGCAAGGTCAGCAAGGTGGTGTACGGCTACAGCTATCCGGACTACCCGCCGCGGCGCGGCCCGCGCAGTGCCGAGGAGTTCTACCGCGGCCTGCTCGCCTTCGCCGGCTACTGGCAGGCGCAGCTGGGCGACACCGTGCAGGCGCAGACCCCGGACCCGAGTTGGCGCGACATGGCGCGCTTCGCCTTCGCCCGCGAGCTGGTGGTGCGCCCCGGCGGCACCTATCCCAAGTACGGCGCGGTGGACCGCGACTACTACGGCAACGAGTACGACGGCTTCCAGGACACCTTCACTAGTTCGCTGTACGCCAACCTGGAGTGGGGCCGCTTCAGCCAGGCCGCGGCGGTGCTGGACGGGTATTTCAGTGATTTCGTGCAGGCCGACGGCATGGTCAACATGCGCGGTCCGGAGACCGGCCAGTTCGGGCTGACCCTGTCGCTGCTGGCGCGCTACCTGCGCTACACCGGCGATGCCGCGCTGCTGCGCAAGCACCGCGACAAGATCGCCGCCACTGCGCAGGTGCTGGTCGAGCTGCACGACGCCAGCCTGCGCCTGCCGGCGTCGGCACCGGGGCATGGCCTGATTCACGGTTGGAACGAATCCGATGCCTGTCTGTTCCCCGATCCGCAGGTGTGGTGGAAGCCGTACTACGCCAACAGCGCGCTGGCGGTGCGCGGTTGGCAGGACCTGGCCGCGGTGTGGGCCGGCATCGCCGGGCCGGGTGGGCAGGCCGCCGCAGCGCAGTGGCAGCGCCGTGCGCAGCAGCTGTCCGCACAACTGCTGCGCACGCTGCGCGGCAACGTCCGCCGCGACTTGCAGCCGCCGTACCTCGGTCCGCTGCCCGGGGTGAAGCTCACCTTCCGCCAGTCGCTGCAGCAGGAACACCCCAGCGAGCAGGGCTGGCCGCACCGCGCCTACGCCGAACTGCTGCAGGCCGATGTGCTGCCCGACGACCTGGCGCACCTGGTCATCGACTGCGTGCGCGGCCACGGCGGCACCAGCCTCGGCGTGGTCGGCAACATCACCGCGCCCACGCCGGAGGCGCGCGACCTGCTCGGCTTCATCTCCTACGGCTACGCGCAGCAGTTGCTGCGCCTGGACCGGATCGAGGAATACCTGCTGTTCCTGTACGCGCACCGCTACCACGTGCATACCCGCGGCAGTTGGACGGCGGGCGAGGTCAGCGGCATCACCGGCGGCATGCCGCTGTTCTGCATTCCCGCGCAGATGACCATCCCGCTGCTGCTGCGCTGGATGCTGGTGTTCGAGGACAGCGCCGGCGAGGAACTGTTCCTGGCGCGGGCGCTGCCGCGCGACTGGCTGGGCAGCGGCGAGACGATCGCGATCGAGGCGGCGCCGACGCGCTGGGGCAGGGTGTCGCTGACCCTGCAGGGAGACCCGGCGCGCAAGCGCGTCGACGGCAGCGTGACGCTGCCGGCGCAGCGCCCGGCGCGGACTTGGCTGACCCTGCGCGTGCCGGCTGGCACCCGCCTGCAGGAGGTGCGGCTGGACGGACAACTGGCGGTGCTGTCCGGGCCGCGCAATGAGCGTGTGCTGGTCCCGGCCGGCAGCGCGGCGACGGTGGCGATTTCGGCTGTCTACGGCTGAGTGGCGAAAAAGTCGGAAACGTCCCGCCGGTCCGCGGGGCAATGCGGTATTCCGCACGTTTTCCCGATAAATACGACAAGACGCCGCGCGCGTCCTACGCGCACATTGTGACCGTGCAGTGAATGTCCAGGGGGAGATTCGTTGCACGTCACCGGGGACGCAGCGCATGGGTCGTGCGCGTCGCCGTGCAGGCGGCGTCGGGATCGTCCCGTCCGGCGGCGCCTGCGTGGACACGTCCGTTTTCGTATCCGCCACATGTGCTGGCGTCGGGGCGGCCGCCTGGGGAAGGGCGGCGCTCCAGCGATCGCCAGGCCGCCGCTCAGGAGATTTCCGATGCCGTCTTTGCTCGAACGCGTTGTGCCGCTGCTCCCGTGTTCCTGGCGCGCCGCGCCGCAACCCGGTCCACTGGCTGCGGCCATCTGCACCGCGCTGGCCCTGCTCGCGCCAGCGGTGCAGGCGCAGGATGCGCAGACGCAGGACGCTCAGGCGACCACGCTGGAGCGGGTCAGCGTCACCGGCAGCCATCTGCGCCGGGTCGATGCCGAGACCGCCAGCCCGGTCATTACCATCGACCGCCAGCGCATCGAGGACAGCGGCCAGAACACGCTCGGCCAGTTGCTGCAGCAGCTGCCGGCGATGGCCGGCAACATGCCCAACGTGGCGCTCAATTCCGGCTTCAGCCACGGTCGTGCGCTGGTCTCGCTGCGCAATCTCGGCCCCGAGCGCACCCTGGTGCTGGTCAACGGCCACCGCATGGCCGGGCCGGCCAGCAGCGTCGCCGCCGCGCCCGGCGTGGACGTCAACGCGATTCCGGCGGCGATGGTCGAGCGCATCGAGGTGCTCACCGACGGCGCCTCGTCGGTGTACGGCTCCGACGCCATCGCCGGCGTGGTCAACATCATCCTCAAGGACAAGTACGACGGTTTCGCCGCCACCGCCGACTACGGCCTGAGCACCCACGGCGACGGCAACCGCCGCTCGCTCGGCCTGGAGTGGGGCAAGACCTGGGACCGCGGCGGGCTGATCCTGGGCGTGAGCCGCAGTTCCATGAACGCGCTGTACGACAGCGACCGCGACTATGCGCGCACCGCGCACAGCTATCTCAACGGCGACGTGGTGGAGCGCCGCGGCAACGGCACCCGTGCCTTCCTCAGCAATGGCAGCGTGCTGACCCCCAACGCCAACCTGGCACCTGGCCAGGTCAACGCCAGCGACTTCCACACCTACAGCCAGGCGGTCGAAGGCTACAACGCGTACACCGGCCAGTACCTGATCACCCCGGTGCAGCGCACCAACGCCTCGGCGCACGCCAGCTTCGACTTCACCCCGAACGTGCAGGGCTACCTGGACATGTTCTGGACCCGCAGCGAGACCACCTCGCAGCTCACCGCCTACGGCCTGGAACTGCCCAACGCCGCGCAGAACTACTACAACCCCTTCGGCGCCCAGCTCAGCCGCTACCTGCTGCGCTCGGTGCCGGCCAACACCCGCGTCTACACCTCGACGATGTACCAGACCAACATCGTCGCCGGCCTGCGCGGCAAGTTCGGCGACAGCAGCTGGCAGTGGGACGCGGCGGCCGGCTACGCGCACTACAAGGACACCCTGGTGCGCAACGGCTTCTCCATCACCTCGGCGCTGAACAACGCGGTGGGCGCCTCGTTCCGCGACAGCGACGGCACCCTCAAGTGCGGCACGCCCGGCAACGTCATCGCCGGCTGTACCCCGATCAACGTGTTCAACCCGGACGATCCGGCCACCATCGCCGGCATCAAGGCCACCCAGAGCGCGGTCGACCTGATCGACGAGAGCACCATGAAGTTCGCCGAGGCCAGCGTCAACGGCGACCTGTTCGCGATGCCGGCCGGCACGGTGCAGGCCGCGTTCGGCCTGTCGTTCCGCAAGAACGGCTTCTCGCAGGGCACCAGCAATCCGGTGGCGGCCGCCGATGCGGAAGGCAACTGCGATTACAACGACGGCTGCATCATGAACCAGGGCCACGACGAGACCATCAAGGAGGCCTACGCCGAAGTGCTGGTGCCGCTGCTCAAGGGCGTGACCGGCGCGCAGGCGCTGAACCTCAACCTGGGCACGCGCTACTCGCGCTACGACTACTGGGGCAGCACCACCAACAGCAAGGTCGCGCTGGAATGGCGGCCGATCGACAACCTGCTGATCCGCGCCACCGGCTCGCAGGTGTTCCGCGCGCCGGCGCTGGGCGACCTGTACGGCTCGCCGTACAACGGCGTGGTCGACGATGTCGCCGACTACACGGATCCGTGCAACGGCTACACCGGCGGCGGCAATCCCGCGGCCTGCGCCAACGTGCCGACCAATGGCCGTTTCGTCAACACCTCCACCTTCACTGTGCTCACCACCGGCTCGGCCAACGCCGGTTTCGCGATCAAGCCCGAGCAGGGCCGTTCCTACAACATCGGCGCGGTGTACGACCCGGGCTGGGCCGAGGGGCTGTCGCTGAACCTGGATAGCTGGCGCGTCACTCTCGACGACATGATCAACGGCGTCGGCCTGAATCAGGTGCTGCAGTATTGCTACGATGGCCAGAGTGCCTACTGCCCGTTGATCGAGCGCGGCCCCACCGGGCAACTGGTCAGCGTGACCGTGCCGTTCGCGATCAACAGCGGCAAGGTCGACATCCGCGGCGACGACGTTGGCATCAAGTACGCCTTGCCCGAGACCGCGTGGGGTCGCTTCCGTGCCGGCGTCGATGCCACCTACCTGTCCAGCTACAAATTCAGCGGCGATCCGCACAACTATGTGGGCGAACAATCCAGCTACGGCAATCTGCCGCGCTGGCGCGCGAACTTCACGCTCGACTGGGACAACGGTCCCTGGCACGCGAGTTGGAACACCCGCCTGATCGGCCGTACCACGGTCGGCAGCGCCTACGAGGACTTCTGCGTCAACACCGCCGCCGACGGCAGTTGCGTGTATTTCCCGGTTGGCACGGTGACCTACCACGACGCCAGCGTGAGCCGGAAGTTCGAGCGCCTGCACAGCACCCTGGCGCTGGGCGTGAACAACCTCGGCAACCGCACGCCGCCGCGCTACTACGGCTACGCCAGTGCGGCCAACACCGACGCGTTCACCTACGACACGCTTGGGCGTTACTTCTGGGCGCGGATCAGGACCGAGTTTTGAGTCGCCTGTCTGCACTCGGTGGCGTCGCGTCGCGCGTGCGGCGCGGCGCCGCCCTTCTAGGTTGCCTGCTGTTCGCGGTGGCGATTTCAGCATCGGCCACCACCGGCGATGTGCTCGACCGCGATGGCGAAGACCTGCAGCCCAGCAATGCCGCGATCGGGATGCCGCGTTTTACCGGCGATGCGCATCCGCTGCCGGACAGCGGCGTGGCGTTCGCGCCGGGGCGGGGGCAGGGCCAGTTGCAGCGGGTGTTCGCCGCCGACCTGGCGGCGGGCGCAGGCAGCGCGCCCGGCCGCGATTTCTGGATCGACCGCCTGCTGGCGCGGCAGGGCACCGGCGGCGGCTTCGGCGACAGCAACAACTGGCTATTCACCCGTGGCCGCGCCGCCTACCTGTACACGCACAAGCCGGAGGAGCCCGGCTTCGTCGGCGACGTGGCCTATGTGCACAAGACCGGCCACGACGCGTTGTTCCGCCTGCAGCTGGAGCGCGACGGCGTGCCGATCGTGCTGGTCGAGGACAGTGCGCAGCGGCGGCAGACGCCGAGCTATTTCAGCAGCGTCTACGCCGGTGCCGGCGTGCGCCTGCAACTGGTCAAGTTCATCAGCGAGCAGAACGTGGCGGTGGCCGAGGCCACCGTGTCCAGCACCGACGGCGAGGCGCATGCGCTGACCCTGCGCGCGGTCTCACCGATGGTCACCCATCCCGACGGTGCCGAACTGACCGGCGCCTTCGTCACCCACAATGCCATCACCACAGTGTTCCCGCGCCTGTCCGGCGACGGCTTCGCGGTGCAATGCGCGAGCATCGTGCGGCAGGTGGTCGTGCCGGCGCACGGGACCGCGCCAACGCTGAAGGTGCAACTCGGGCTGGTCGCGCGCGAACTGCCGGCCTCGCTGCAGGAATACCGGCGCATCGCCGCGCAATCGCCGCAGCAGGCCTATCGCGAGCACGTCGTCGCCTACAACCGCTGGTGGGCCGACAACCTGCCGTACCTGGACACGCCCGAGGACAATCTCGACAAGACCCTGTTCTATCGCTGGTGGCTGCTGCGCTTCAATTTCCTCGATGCCGCGGTGCCCGGCAACGACTACCAGTTCCCGGTGGCGATCGAAGGCGTGCTCGGCTACGACAACGCCATCGTGCTCACCACCGGCATGTTCATCGACGACCTCAAGTACCTGCGCGATCCGCTCTACGCGTACGGCTCCTGGCTCGGTACCGGCGAGACCGCCGGCGGCGGCAAGTACGTGGACAATCCCGGCGCGCCGGAGAACTGGTCCAACTCCTACGCCCAGTATCTCAGTGCCGCCGCCTGGCGCGCCTATCAGGTGCATGGCGGGCCGCGGGCGATCGCCGGGCAATTGGCGCGCTACGCCAGCGAAGACGTGGAGGCGCTGCTGCGCGCCTACGATCGCAACGGCAACGGCCTGATCGAGTACGACTGGGCGGCGATGACCGGCAACGACGCCGATGCGGTCTCCTTCGACTGGGCCAAGCGCCACGACGCGCCACGCATGGACCGCAGCGAGAGCGCGTACGTGTACGCCAATGCGCTGGCCGCCGCGCAGGCCGCGCAGGTGGCCGGCGACGCCGCCACTGCCACGCGCATGCAGACGCTGGTGGCGAAGATCCGTCGCGCCGTGCTCGACGTGCTGTGGCAGGACCACAGTGCACAGGCCGACGGCATGGGCCTGCACGGCGACCTGCTCAAGCAGCGCCAGGCCGACGGGCCGCGCCTGCCGGTGGACTGGAAGGAGACCAACAACTACTACCCCTTCAGCGTCGGTCTCATGCCCAAGCACGGCGACGCAGACGACGACCCCAAGTACGTGCGCGCGCTGCGCCTGTTCGCCGACGCGCGGCAGTTCCCGCTGTTCCCGTTCTACACGGCCAACCAGGCCGATGCGCAGGCGCGCGGCGAGGGGGGCAGCAACAATTTCTCGGTGATCAATTCCACCGTGGCATTCCGCCTGCTCGGCAGCGTGTTGCGCGATTACCCCAGCCCGTATCTGGACGCGTCCAGCTACCGCACGCTGCTGTACTGGAACGCGTGGGCGCACTACATCGACGGCGACAACCGCTACCCGGACCAGAACGAGTTCTGGGCGCAGGGCAGCGCCGCCGATGGCGGCCGCATCGGCTACCGTTCGTGGATCCACCACACCCAGCTCGGCGCCACCAACTTCACCGTGATCGAGGATGCGATGGGCCTGCGTCCGCGCAGCGATGCCCTGATCGAGCTGTATCCGATCGACATCGGCTGGGACCATTTCGCCGCCGATCGGCTGCGCTACCGCGACCGCGACCTGAGCATCGTCTGGGACCGCGACGGTCGCCGCTACGGCGGCGCTGCGCCGAAGGGCTATTCGCTGTACCTGGACGGGCAACTGGCCTTCACCGTCGATCGCCTGGCACACCTGTTGTACGACCCTGGTAGCGGTCGCGTGCAGGCCTTGCCGGATGTGGTCAATGCCGGTGCCGCGCAGATGCAGGTGCTGGCCGCGCATCGGCTGGCGCTGCAGGCGCCGCAGCAGGTGCGCTTTCCAGGCCAGGCGCGGATCGGTGCGGTACTCGCCGATGCCGGGCTCGACATCGCGCTGCCGCCCGGCGCGCGCAACCTGGCGCAGGGCGCGGCGGTCAGCGCGAGCTATGCGGCCGACGGGTTCCCGGCCACGGCCGCGGTCGACGGCAGCACCGCCAACGAGCCGTTCTGGGGCACGGCCGGTTCGCCCGCCGCTAGCGACTGGCTGGAGCTGGATCTGGGTCGGCCGCAGACGCTCGACGACGTGCGTGTGTACTTCTATCGCAGTTCGTCGCCTCCGGGCGAACAGCATGGGTTCCCGTCGGGCACGCGCGCCGGCTACGCGCCGCCGTGGTTGTACGTGCTGCAGTACTTCGACGCCGGCGTGTGGAAGACCGTGCCGGGCCAGGTGCGCGATGCGCCGATCGCACAGGGCAACCGCAACCGCATCCGTTTCCCGCCGCTGCGCGCGCAGCGCTGGCGCGTGCAAGTGACCCATGCAGGCGCGCTGCGCACCGGGATCAAGGAGATCCAGGCCTATGCCAGCGGTGCGGCGGTGCTGGCGGCGCAGGGCAACCAGGCGCCGCAGGTCGAGGCCTGGCAGGAAGACGGCAGCAGTGCCGGCGGCGTGGTGCGCCTGGCCGGGCGGGTCGGCGACGACGCACTGCCGAACGGCACGCTCGCGCTGCACTGGCGCACGCTGCAGGCGCCGCCCGGTGGCGCCGCGCTGTTCGAGCAGCCGCAGGCGGCCACGACCGAGGTGCGCTTCACTGCGCCCGGCGCCTACACCCTGCAGTTGCAGGCCGACGATGGCGCGTTGCAGGGGCACGCCGAGGTGGCGGTAATCGCGGCAGCGGCCCCGGCCGGGCAGACCCTGCAGGTGCAGGGCGAGGCCACGCCGAGCGCGCAGTTCACCGCCGGCCATCACCGCCTGCAGGCGCTCAACGATGGCCTGCTGCCGGCGCCGGACCAGGAGCCCGCCGCCGACCGCCGCTGGGGCAGCTGGGGGCGCGCGCAGCCCGCCTCGGTGTGGGTGCAGTACCAGTGGCCGCAAGCGCAGCGGCTGAGCGCGGCGGCGCTGTACTTCTGGGACGACCAGCCGCAGGGCGGGGTGGCGTTGCCGCGCGCGTGGACGCTGCAATACCTCGACGGCACGCAGTGGCGCGACATCGCCGTGCGCGGCGGTTATCCGGTGCAGGGCAATGGCGTGCCGAGCCGGGTGACGTTCGCGCCGGTGGTCACCACGGCCTTGCGCGCGGTGCTGCAGACTGCGGTGCAGGGCGAAGGCCACTACGCGGTCGGCCTGGACGAGTGGCAGGTATTCGCCGAGCGTGCGGTGGTGACCGAAGCGGTGGACGTGCGTATCGCGCCCGGGCAGGCGCCGACGTTGCCGGCACGCATCGCCGGCTACTTCGCCGACGGCAGCTGGGGCTGGCTGGGCGTGCGCTGGTCGCAAGTCGGTGTGGCGGCGCTGGCCGGCGAGGGCCGCGTGCAGGTGCAGGGCCTGGCCGACGGCGGGGTGCCGGTGACTGCCAGCGTCTGGGTCCGCGCGACCGCACCGGGCCAGCTCACCACCGTGCAGGCGCCGCCGTCGTTGCACGTGCCTGCAGGGCAGGTACCGGCGCTGCCGGAACTGGTCTCCGTGCAGTACAACGACGGTTCGCGCGAGCGCGTGCCGGTGCGTTGGTCGCCGCTGGCGTCGGCCGCCTATGCGAAGCCAGGGCGCCTGAGCGTGGTCGGGCAGGCGCAGGGGCGCGAGGGCAGCGGCGAGTTGCCGGTGCGGCTGGAACTGGTGATCGAGCCGGAGGCGACGCCGTGAGCCGCCGGTCTGTGCGCAGTGCAGTCGCCTGCTTGCTGATGACCTGCGCTGCTTGCATCGGCGTTGCCACGGCCGCCACGCCGGCAACGCCGCGGTCGCGGCCGGTGCAGGCGCCGGGCAACCCGATCCTGGCCGACGGCCGCGACTATGCGGCCGACCCGGCACCACTGGTCGCCGATGGCAAGCTCTACATCATCGCCGGCCGCGACGAAGCACCGCCGGAGGTCAACGACTTCGTCATGGACCGCTGGCAACTGCTGGTTACCGACGACGTCGGCAGTGGCCGCTGGACCTACTATCCGGCACTGCTGCGACCGCACCAGGTGTTCGCCTGGGCCGCACCCGGTCATGCCTACGGCGCGCAGATCGTGCAGGGCCCGGACCGGCGCTACTACCTGTACGCGCCGGTGCAGGAAGCGCACTCGCGCAATGCCGATCCGTTCGCGATCGGGGTGGCGGTGGCCGACAGCCCATTGGGGCCGTGGCGCGACGCGCATCCGCAGGGACCGATC is a genomic window containing:
- a CDS encoding TonB-dependent receptor — translated: MPSLLERVVPLLPCSWRAAPQPGPLAAAICTALALLAPAVQAQDAQTQDAQATTLERVSVTGSHLRRVDAETASPVITIDRQRIEDSGQNTLGQLLQQLPAMAGNMPNVALNSGFSHGRALVSLRNLGPERTLVLVNGHRMAGPASSVAAAPGVDVNAIPAAMVERIEVLTDGASSVYGSDAIAGVVNIILKDKYDGFAATADYGLSTHGDGNRRSLGLEWGKTWDRGGLILGVSRSSMNALYDSDRDYARTAHSYLNGDVVERRGNGTRAFLSNGSVLTPNANLAPGQVNASDFHTYSQAVEGYNAYTGQYLITPVQRTNASAHASFDFTPNVQGYLDMFWTRSETTSQLTAYGLELPNAAQNYYNPFGAQLSRYLLRSVPANTRVYTSTMYQTNIVAGLRGKFGDSSWQWDAAAGYAHYKDTLVRNGFSITSALNNAVGASFRDSDGTLKCGTPGNVIAGCTPINVFNPDDPATIAGIKATQSAVDLIDESTMKFAEASVNGDLFAMPAGTVQAAFGLSFRKNGFSQGTSNPVAAADAEGNCDYNDGCIMNQGHDETIKEAYAEVLVPLLKGVTGAQALNLNLGTRYSRYDYWGSTTNSKVALEWRPIDNLLIRATGSQVFRAPALGDLYGSPYNGVVDDVADYTDPCNGYTGGGNPAACANVPTNGRFVNTSTFTVLTTGSANAGFAIKPEQGRSYNIGAVYDPGWAEGLSLNLDSWRVTLDDMINGVGLNQVLQYCYDGQSAYCPLIERGPTGQLVSVTVPFAINSGKVDIRGDDVGIKYALPETAWGRFRAGVDATYLSSYKFSGDPHNYVGEQSSYGNLPRWRANFTLDWDNGPWHASWNTRLIGRTTVGSAYEDFCVNTAADGSCVYFPVGTVTYHDASVSRKFERLHSTLALGVNNLGNRTPPRYYGYASAANTDAFTYDTLGRYFWARIRTEF
- a CDS encoding Ig-like domain-containing protein, whose translation is MPRFTGDAHPLPDSGVAFAPGRGQGQLQRVFAADLAAGAGSAPGRDFWIDRLLARQGTGGGFGDSNNWLFTRGRAAYLYTHKPEEPGFVGDVAYVHKTGHDALFRLQLERDGVPIVLVEDSAQRRQTPSYFSSVYAGAGVRLQLVKFISEQNVAVAEATVSSTDGEAHALTLRAVSPMVTHPDGAELTGAFVTHNAITTVFPRLSGDGFAVQCASIVRQVVVPAHGTAPTLKVQLGLVARELPASLQEYRRIAAQSPQQAYREHVVAYNRWWADNLPYLDTPEDNLDKTLFYRWWLLRFNFLDAAVPGNDYQFPVAIEGVLGYDNAIVLTTGMFIDDLKYLRDPLYAYGSWLGTGETAGGGKYVDNPGAPENWSNSYAQYLSAAAWRAYQVHGGPRAIAGQLARYASEDVEALLRAYDRNGNGLIEYDWAAMTGNDADAVSFDWAKRHDAPRMDRSESAYVYANALAAAQAAQVAGDAATATRMQTLVAKIRRAVLDVLWQDHSAQADGMGLHGDLLKQRQADGPRLPVDWKETNNYYPFSVGLMPKHGDADDDPKYVRALRLFADARQFPLFPFYTANQADAQARGEGGSNNFSVINSTVAFRLLGSVLRDYPSPYLDASSYRTLLYWNAWAHYIDGDNRYPDQNEFWAQGSAADGGRIGYRSWIHHTQLGATNFTVIEDAMGLRPRSDALIELYPIDIGWDHFAADRLRYRDRDLSIVWDRDGRRYGGAAPKGYSLYLDGQLAFTVDRLAHLLYDPGSGRVQALPDVVNAGAAQMQVLAAHRLALQAPQQVRFPGQARIGAVLADAGLDIALPPGARNLAQGAAVSASYAADGFPATAAVDGSTANEPFWGTAGSPAASDWLELDLGRPQTLDDVRVYFYRSSSPPGEQHGFPSGTRAGYAPPWLYVLQYFDAGVWKTVPGQVRDAPIAQGNRNRIRFPPLRAQRWRVQVTHAGALRTGIKEIQAYASGAAVLAAQGNQAPQVEAWQEDGSSAGGVVRLAGRVGDDALPNGTLALHWRTLQAPPGGAALFEQPQAATTEVRFTAPGAYTLQLQADDGALQGHAEVAVIAAAAPAGQTLQVQGEATPSAQFTAGHHRLQALNDGLLPAPDQEPAADRRWGSWGRAQPASVWVQYQWPQAQRLSAAALYFWDDQPQGGVALPRAWTLQYLDGTQWRDIAVRGGYPVQGNGVPSRVTFAPVVTTALRAVLQTAVQGEGHYAVGLDEWQVFAERAVVTEAVDVRIAPGQAPTLPARIAGYFADGSWGWLGVRWSQVGVAALAGEGRVQVQGLADGGVPVTASVWVRATAPGQLTTVQAPPSLHVPAGQVPALPELVSVQYNDGSRERVPVRWSPLASAAYAKPGRLSVVGQAQGREGSGELPVRLELVIEPEATP